A genomic segment from Nicotiana sylvestris chromosome 1, ASM39365v2, whole genome shotgun sequence encodes:
- the LOC138872488 gene encoding uncharacterized protein, with protein sequence MTATDYFSKLRGLWDEFDAIMPCPSCPCPESRKYLEHFEYQRLMQFLTGLNESYSQAKSQITMMHSTLFVNKAYYVIIDQESQRNLANFTQISQVTEAIQSTALFSNKSGNFAGSNFKPGPNRNIYVCEYCHLKGHTKENCYKLIGYPPDFKSKKRGRAIGTGNSYANQAGWMIPLTEDVTCEVNGGANSVRKHGQQPPVKGGFTSMASAQQQAPATFFTLEQYWQIIQMLNKGSDEGSSTKSATAGTETDLMSIYSDREWIVDTGASNHMASSLQMLKAYILVPKSKRSNVHLPAGWDLFNGQVKEIGRKKHGLYVLQEKQVKASCQYPKQQVNNNTNTGSMNKTSHVYMSVISDSSSLWHKRFPSRVIYFKSPFEMFYFHAPSPSHLKVFGWLCYVVVPKCMDKFTSKAIPAVLVGYSSTQKGYKLYSLLLVSRNVVFKEDIFPFKHLKSADVSPLLEPSNSMELRRSSRISKPPAWLQDYVTKPMGNSYAYLISSYVTYSHLKQPYQHMLALHLAVFEPKTFRESVSDPKWV encoded by the exons ATGACTGCTACAGACTACTTCTCTAAACTCAGAGGCCTTTGGGATGAATTTGATGCTATAATGCCCTGTCCTAGTTGCCCCTGTCCGGAGTCAAGGAAGTATCTTGAGCACTTTGAGTATCAAAGATTAATGCAGTTTCTAACTGGTTTAAATGAGTCTTACAGCCAAGCAAAGAGTCAGATCACAATGATGCATTCCACTCTATTTGTAAACAAGGCATACTACGTGATCATAGATCAAGAGAGCCAAAGAAACCTGGCTAATTTCACACAAATCTCACAGGTCACTGAGGCAATACAAAGCACTGCCTTATTCAGTAATAAGAGTGGAAACTTTGCTGGTTCCAATTTCAAACCAGGACCAAATAGAAACATATATGTATGTGAGTACTGTCATCTGAAGGGCCATACTAAGGAAAACTGTTATAAGCTAATTGGATACCCACCAGATTTTAAGTCCAAAAAGAGAGGAAGAGCAATTGGAACTGGTAATTCCTATGCAAATCAAGCTGGATGGATGATACCTCTTACAGAAGATGTAACATGTGAAGTAAATGGTGGTGCCAACAGTGTTAGAAAACATGGACAACAACCACCTGTCAAGGGAGGTTTCACCTCTATGGCATCAGCCCAGCAACAAGCTCCTGCAACCTTCTTCACACTAGAGCAGTATTGGCAGATCATTCAAATGCTTAACAAGGGATCAGATGAAGGATCCTCAACCAAGTCAGCAACTGCAGGTACAGAAACAGATCTTATGTCTATCTATAGTGATAGAGAATGGATTGTGGATACAGGTGCTTCTAACCACATGGCCTCTAGCTTACAAATGTTAAAGGCATACATATTAGTACCAAAATCAAAGAGGAGCAATGTGCATCTACCTGCAGGATGG GATCTCTTCAATGGACAGGTGAAAGAGATTGGTAGAAAGAAACATGGACTATATGTGTTGCAGGAGAAGCAAGTGAAGGCCTCATGTCAGTATCCCAAACAACAAGTGAATAATAACACCAACACAGGTTCTATGAATAAGACTAGTCATGTTTACATGTCTGTTATATCAGATTCTAGTAGCCTATGGCATAAAAG GTTTCCATCAAGAGTCATTTACTTCAAATCCCCATTTGAGATGTTTTATTTTCATGCTCCCTCTCCGAGTCACCTAAAAGTATTTGGCTGGCTATGCTATGTAGTTGTCCCTAAGTGCATGGATAAGTTTACTTCTAAAGCCATTCCAGCAGTACTTGTGGGCTATTCTTCTACACAAAAGGGATACAAACTATATTCCCTCCTCTTAGTAAGCAGAAATGTGGTATTCAAAGAGGATATCTTTCCGTTCAAACATTTGAAGTCTGCAG ATGTCAGTCCTTTACTTGAACCATCCAACTCTATGGAGCTCAGAAGATCTAGTAGAATAAGCAAACCACCAGCGTGGCTGCAGGATTATGTCACTAAACCAATGGGCAACTCCTATGCATATCTTATTTCTTCCTATGTTACCTACTCACACCTGAAGCAACCTTATCAACACATGTTGGCTCTTCACTTAGCTGTGTTTGAACCTAAGACCTTCAGAGAGTCTGTTTCTGATCCTAAATGGGTGTAG
- the LOC138872489 gene encoding uncharacterized protein — protein MEYLQREFSQLALNKDFHFHPRCKRLGVMHVCFADDLFMFCRADLKSIKLLQNAFLKFSRASGLQANPDKSSVYIAGINERMKELILEELGYNEGILPFKYLGVSLAPKKLSNQQCWPLVEKITVFLLPKKISKMIEAICRTFMWTGQADISRRALVAWDRVCLPQIMGGLNVINLCNWNKVVIVKHM, from the exons ATGGAGTACTTGCAAAGGGAATTTAGTCAATTGGCTTTAAATAAGGATTTCCATTTTCATCCAAGGTGTAAAAGACTAGGAGTGATGCATGTGTGTTTTGCTGATGATTTATTCATGTTCTGCAGAGCTGATTTGAAGTCAATTAAGTTACTCCAGAATGCTTTTCTGAAATTTTCAAGAGCTTCAGGCCTTCAGGCAAATCCAGATAAAAGCTCAGTTTACATTGCAGGCATAAATGAGAGGATGAAAGAACTTATCTTGGAGGAGTTGGGATATAATGAAGGAATCCTACCATTTAAATACTTAGGGGTATCATTAGCTCCTAAAAAGCTATCTAACCAACAGTGCTGGCCATTGGTTGAAAAGATCACT GTATTTTTATTACCAAAGAAGATTAGCAAGATGATAGAGGCAATATGTAGAACTTTTATGTGGACAGGGCAGGCTGATATATCTAGAAGGGCTTTGGTAGCATGGGACAGAGTTTGTTTACCACAAATAATGGGAGGTTTGAATGTGATAAACCTTTGTAACTGGAACAAAGTTGTAATAGTGAAGCACATGTAG